The Candidatus Edwardsbacteria bacterium genome segment ACTTATCAAACGGGGAAAGATCGAACCGGAGGATCAGTAAAACATGCTGAGAGGGTTGCTGACAGCCATATTGGTATCCGTTATCCAACTCTACCGGATGACGGTGGGTCTGCTATTGCCAAATTCCTGCCGGTACAGCCCCTCCTGCTCGGTCTATGCCATGGGGGCCCTTAAGAGCCACGGGCCGTGGCGCGGGCTGTGGCTGGCTGTTCGCCGGGTGCTGCGCTGCCATCCGTTTCATGCCGGCGGTTATGACCCGGTCCCCGGCCTCAAAACAAAAGAAGGGAAGAATATTTAGTAATGGATTCCAACAAAAGAACATTTATCGCGTTGATCATGATCCTGGGGGTATTCGTGGCCTTCCAGTATTTAAGCCCCAAGGGCCAAGCCCCGGTCCAGCAATCGCAGGAACAACAGCCTGTGGCCGCCGTGCCGGAGGCGGAAAGCACCGCCGGACAGCAGGAAGCCTTGATAGCTGCTCAACCCCAAAAAAGAAACGCAGTCAAGGGAGCCGCCCCGCAGATCCCGGTGACCCAGTCAACCTTAGAGACCAAGGATTTTAGGGCAGTGTTCAGCAATCAGGGAGCCTGTCTGGTGGAGTACTCTCTTAAGAGATACAAACTGCCGGACGGCAAGGTGGTCCAGTTCATTCCCGAAAACGGCCAGGCCCTGACCATAGATCTTACCGCCAACGGCGTTCCGGTGGACCTTTCCCAGTATGGATTCACCGTGGACGAGGAGACCGCCAGATCGGTGACCTACCAGACCAAGCTGGCCAACGGCCTGATCGTTACCAAGCGCTATGCGCTGCTGGACAAAGGCCCCGGCCTGGCCCTTAACATCTCCATAGAAAACCCGGACGGAGTCGCCCTGGGCCCGCGCTACAACCTCTCTTGGAATTGCGGCCTCAATTTTACCGAGAAAGACCAGAAGATAGACGAGAACGAGTATGCCGCGATCTCTATGCTGGGTAAGGAGCTGGCTAGCGACAAGGCGGGAAAACTGGCCAAGCCGGACCTGGTCGAGATAGAAGGGGATATCATATTCAGCGGGGTGCGCACCAAATATTTCCTAGCGGCAATGGTCCCGATAAACAAGACGGCGGCTGCGGTCAAGCAGGGGATCAATGAAGGCCGGATATCCAGCCGGCTTTCGTTAAAGGCGGAACCACAGGGATATGACAGCATAGCGATATACTTGGGGCCGATCCACCACCAGATGCTATCCGGTGTTTTTCCCCAGCTTGACAAGGTGGCCGATACCGGGTGGAAGCCTTTGCAGCCGGTAACCCGGGGGATATTATGGCTGCTGCTGTTCCTGCACAGCTTCATCCCCAACTACGGATTGGTGATCATCCTGTTCTCGGTCATCATCAAGGTAGCTTTCTTTCCGCTGTCCTACAAGGGCATGAAATCCATGAAGCACATGCAGCAGCTCCAGCCCAAGATGAAGAAGATCCAGGAGCAGCACAAGAAGGATCCCGGCAAATTGAACCAGGAGACCATGGCCCTTTATAAAAAGCACGGGGTCAATCCGCTGGGCGGCTGCCTGCCCCTGCTTCTCCAGATGCCGGTATTCTTTGCCCTGTACAGCGTGCTGGCCAACACCATCGAACTGCGCCAGGCCCCATTCATCTTCTGGATCAACGATCTGGCCATCAAGGATCCCTATTATGTGCTGCCGGCCCTGATGGGAATAGCCATGTTCTTCCAGCAGAAGATGACCACGGTGGATCCCAAGCAGAAATTCATGATCTATATGATGCCGCCGTTCATGGTGTTCATCTTCAGCAGCTTGCCGGCCGGACTTAACCTCTACTGGCTGATATACAACATCCTCTCCATCGGCGAGCAGTACATCATCCATCTCCGCCACAAACCGATCGAGGACTGATCCGCCGTTCATCAAAAGGCTGGACAGACATCACTTTTAAATTAAGAACCAAATCAAAAGAGAACCAAATGAGCGTATTCATAGAAAAAGAAGCCAAGACCGTCGAACAGGCCATCGATAAGGGCCTGGCCCAAATGGGGATCCAGCGGGAGGACGTGGAGATTGAGATAGTCAGCCTGGGCACCGCCGGATTTCTGGGGATATTCGGGGGCAAGCCGGCCAAGGTCCGGCTTAAAGTACTTCCCCAGCCCAGAGTCAAGCGTCTGGTGGAGAGCATCCTGGAGAAGATGGAAATCCCGGGCATGGTCAGTTCCTTCCACGAGGAGGGGAACATCCTGGTGGCCACAATTGATTCCTTCGAGGGCGAAAAATACCTTAAGTCCAACCAGGGGGCGGCCATCTCCGCCATGGAATATCTGATTAACAAGATCTACCGTGATTCGGAATACGAGGTCCGGCTGGATATCGGGGGCTTTAGGGAGAAGCAGAACGACGACCTGAAATCCCGCGCTTTGCAGCTGGCGGCCAAGGTCAAGGAGAGCGGCCAGGAGCACAAGATGGAGCCGATGCCGCCGCACCAGAGAAAGATCGTCCACAAGACCCTGGAAAACAGCCCCGATGTCAAGACCTTCGCGGTGGGCAACGCCGACTTCCGCCGGGTGATAATCGCCCCGCGTTTGCCGGGAGATAAACCCGGCCAGAGGGGAGCCCCGATAACCCCCCGTCACGAATCCGGAGACAGGGGAAAATTCAGGGGATCCCCAAAAGGCAAGTTACCGCAGCCCCGGCCGGCCGGCAAAGGACAGCCGCAGGCCAGGCCCGCTCCGCCGAAGCCCCAGCCCGCCGGCAAAGTGCAGCCTCAGGTAAGACCCGTTCCGCCAAAGCCCCAGCCCGCCAGGGAGAGGCCGGCTCCCAAGCCGGCGAATGATTTCAAATCGAGGAGCAAAAGCCCCAAGGGGCCCAGACCTCAGACGGCAGCCAAGAACGAGAATGCCTTAAGAAGCACCACCGTTGCCAGCGGCATGGCCAGTCGCCCGTCGGAACCATTCGTGCCCCGCGGTAAAAAGACCAAAGGCGGAAGATAAAAACAATGTCAAGGGCAGAAGATAAAAAGGCTGTGTCCTTTATGTAGATTCATAAAAACCTCTTCATCATATATATGGAGAGGTTTTTATTTAAACAGATACCTAAATAAGATGTTATTAACCAGAGCGGGGTATTGATTGCATATGATATTGTCTGATTGCGTTCGTTTGTCATTCCCGCACTTCATTGCATTCAGCATAAACTCCGGCGGGAATCCAGTGTAAGCCTTCTGGATACCTGCTTTCGCTGGTATGACAAGAAGTTGCGCTGATACATTATTGTCGACATTACGCCGGATAAATGCAATCTATTAACCGCCCCCATTATTATTCTACTCAAACAATGAATAAACCTTCAGAAGTCATACTGATCCAAACCCTGGGCGTGCCCCGGGAACTGGTGCAGCAACGCTTTGCCGAGATACTGCCCGGACATTCCCTGGTCTGGAAGGGCTCCGAATTGGCCGAGGGAAAAGCGCTGGCCGATCTGGTGGGCAATGCCAAGTACCTGATCACCGGCAGCCTGCCGATAGACGGCCAGACCATTCGTAACTGCGCGCTGTCCATGATCTCCATTTCCTTCACCGGGTATGACCACGTGGACCTGGCGGCCTGTCGGGAGAAGGGAATTGCGGTCTACAACACGCCGGGATATTCCACTGATTCGGTGGCCGAGCTGGCGCTGGGTCTGGCCTTGTCTCTTCTTCGCAATATACCTAAGGGCGACTCCCACGCTCGCCAGACCGAGGAGAAGTTCTATGCTTTCCCGAATGGCACGGAGCTTAAGGGAAAGACCGTGGGGATAGTCGGCACCGGGGCCACCGGGAGGGCCGCGGCCAGGCTGTTCGCCGCCTTCGGCTGCAAAGTGCTGGGCTACAACCGGGCCAAAAAAGAGGAATTCATAAAACTGGGCGGGACCTATTGCGGCCTGGACGATCTGCTGAAGAACTCGGACATAGTTTCTCTGCACCTGGCGCTCAATGCCGAGACAAAGCATATCATGAACGCGGAGCGGATAGCCAAGATGAAACCATCCGCCTATCTGATCAACACCGCCCGGGGCGGGTTGATTGACGAGGCGGCTTTGGCCAAGGCGCTCAATAAAAATGAACTGGCGGGCGCCGGGCTGGATGTGTTCGGAAGCGAGCCGCCGGCTAAGGACAACCCCCTGCTGACCGCGCAGAACACAGTGCTAACGCCGCATTTGGGTTATAAGACCGATGAGGCGCTGTTGCGGAAGTTGGAAGTGACTTTCAGGAATATTGCGGATTTTGAGAATGGGATAGGAACCAACCGGGTGGCGTGATTTAACCATTAGATATTAAGTATGAAAGGCATGAAAATGTACAGAAAAATATCTTACATCTCTTTAGCGTTATGTCTATTATTTATCAATGCTATCGGGCAGACACTAAAAGAACAATTCAATGAATTGCTTTCAAAAAAAGATGATTCCGGACAACAAGCATTGCTTAAAAGGTGGGAACAACAGCATCCCAATGACCCGGAATTATATGTAGCCTACTTTAATTATTATGCGAATAAAAGCAGAAAAGAAGTTGTGGAGTTGGGGACACAACCAAAAGGCGAGAAATATCTGAAATTGCTTGACAAAGACAGCACTAAGAAAGAGCCTGTTGGCTATATGTACGGTGATATATATTATGAACCTGAAATATTAAATAAGGGAATTGCATATATTGATAAGGGGATACTTAAATATCCGAATAGGTTGGATATGAGATTTGGTAAGATTTATATGTATGGTCAAATCAAAGATTATGATAACTTTACTAAAGATATCATAAAAACAATTAAATATTCCACTGTTATCAATAATGGATGGACTTGGTCTGATAATAAGCCGTTAGAAGAACCAAAGAAATTCATGTTAAACGCCGTTCAAGACTATGTCAATCAATTATATAATACAGAGGAAGATGCATTACTTGAAAACATGAAGCAAATTTCCGAAACTGTGCTTAAACATTATCCAGACCATGTTGAGAGTATGTCAAATGTTGCAATTGTACATCTTTTGAAGAAGCAATATGAACAAGGTTTAAATATGCTTTTCAAGGCAGAAAAATTAGCGCCTAAAGACCCCATAATTCTAAACAATATCGCTCAGGTGTATAAACGAAAAGGTGATAGTAGAAATGCAATTAAATATTATGAAAAAACCATGAAATATGGTGATGGTCAATCAAAAGAATATGCAAAACAGCAGATTGAAGAACTTAAAAAGAAACAATAATATCTAACAGAAAACATGAACATTCACGAATATCAAGCCCGGCAGCTGCTGTGCGACCATGAGACCACGGTCATACAGATGAGCCTTTTGTGTCCGGCAGCAGACAATAAGTGTCCTGGAAATATATGAATTTAACAAACCTCTTCACCATCGCTGATGGAGAGGTTTTTTTTCTTTACAAGACCGGTAGATTTATGTTTTAATATAATATAACCAAATACCGAAGCTATTAAATATGAAAGGAAGTCGGGTTATGGCGAATTTTGATTTGACCCTGAAAAATCTGGAAGAATTGTTTCCGGAGGGTTTTACCCAGGAACAGTTGGCCAAGGGGAAAACGGTTCTGCTTAAAGAGCTGGCTTATGATCTTCATAAATATTACGGCGGCAAGATGATCACCGTGCCCAAGGCCGGGGTCTACGGTTTCAACTGGTTCAACATCTGGTACACGCCGGGCGTATCAAAGATCTCCACCACCATCAGGGACAACAATGACGCCTCGTTCGAACTTACCAACCGCGGCAACACGGTGGCGGTGGTCTCCGACTCCACCCGGGTGCTGGGCGACGGCGACTGTACCCCTCCCGGCGGCCTGGGGGTGATGGAGGGCAAGGCCTTTTTAATGAAGTATCTGGGCGGCTGCGACGGGGTGGCTCTGTGCATGGACAGCCGCAATAGCAAGGGCGAACACGATGCCCAAAAGATAATAGATTTTGTAAAGATGGCCGAGCCCAGCTTTGGGGCCATCAACCTGGAGGATATCTCACAGCCCAACTGCTACAAAGTGCTGGACACCCTGCGCGAGGAATGCAACATTCCGGTGTGGCACGACGACGCCCAGGGAACCGGCTGCGTTACCCTGGCCGGATTGATCAACGCCCTGAAGATAGTGGGAAAGAATATGTCCGAGGTCAAGATAGTATTCTACGGCGCCGGGGCCTCCAACACCACCATCTTCCGCCTGATCGAGACCGACGGCGGCGACGCCAAGAACATGATCATGTTCGACACCAAGGGCACCCTGGGCTCATTCCGCGAGGACATCAAGAACAACCCGGCCCATTACCGCAAGTGGGAGATCTGCCAGAAGACCAATCCCAAAAATATCAAGACCATGGAGGAGGCCATCAAGGGGGCCGACGTGCTGATATCCCTGTCCACCCCCGGCCCCGATGTCATCAAGCCGGAATGGATAAAATCCATGGCCCCAAAATCCATCGTCTTCGTCTGCGCCAACCCGGTGCCGGAGATATATCCCTACGCCGCCAAAGAGGCCGGGGCCTACATCGTGGCCACCGGGCGGGGCGACTTCCCCAACCAGGTCAACAATTCCCTGGGCTTTCCCGGCATCCTGAAGGGGGCGCTGATGGTGCGGGCCAAGAAGATCACCGACAACATGGCCATCGCCGCCGCCCACTCGCTGGCCGATTACGCCGAGAAGAAAGTGCTGTCGCCGGACAACATCATCCCCAAGATGAGCGACGCCGAGGTATTTCCCACCGAGGCCCGCGATGTGGCCATGCAGGCCATCAAGGACGGGGTGGCCCGGGTAAAGATGACCGCCGAAGAGGCCTTCGCCAAGGCCGAAACTGATATCAAAGAGGCCCGGGAGATAACCGACAGGATGATGGAGCTGGGCCTGATCAAGAAACCGCCGGTGGAAATGCTGGAGGCGGCGGTCAAGCGGGCTATCGCCCAGATAAAATAACCTTTACTACAGAGACACCGAGGCGCAGAGAAAATTCGAATACTTGTTCGAGTGCCCAGCCGTCTAATAATTTAGGACCATCAAAGAAAAAACTCAGTGTCTTTGTGCCTCTGTGGCAAGGATAAATTGTTATAAGGAGAAATATAATGCGGACCATCGAATACAAAAAGATAGTGGACGCGGTCAAGGAGATGTGCCTGGAGGCCAACTACGACCTGCCCCAGGACGTGGTCGACGGTTTTAAGAAGGCGGTGGCCCAGGAGGAATCGCCCCTGGGGAAATCCATTCTGGAGCAGTGCCTGAAGAATGCCCAGATAGCCAAGGATGAACGGGTGCCCATCTGCCAGGATACCGGCCTGTCGGTGTTCTTCATAAATATCGGCCAGGATGTCAAGGTTGAAGGTGGGTTGCTCAAGGATGCCATCAACGAGGGGGTGCGGCAGGGGTACAAGGATGGCTATCTCAGAAAATCATCCCTGGACGACCCCCTGTTCGCCCGGAAGAACACCGGGGATAACACTCCGGCCATCATCCATCTGGACATCGTGGCCGGGGATAAGCTGGACATAACCATGGCCCCCAAGGGCGGCGGGGCCGAGAACATGAGCCGGTTGGCTATGCTGCCGCCATCGGCCGGGGAAAAAGGAGTGATTGATTTCGTGGTGGACACCATCGTCAAGGCCGGGGGAAATCCCTGCCCGCCGACGGTGGTTGGGGTGGGCATCGGCGGCACCTTTGAGAAGGTGGCGTTCTTGGCCAAGAAAGCCCTGCTGTGGCCGCTGAATGCTCCCAACCAGGATGAACGATACGATCAACTTGAAAAGAAGATCCTGCAAAGGATCAACAATTCCGGGGTCGGCCCCCAGGGACTGGGGGGGAATATCACCTCCTTTGCCATCCATGTCGAACATCACCCCTGCCATCTGGCTTCATTGCCGGTAGCGGTAAATGTCAACTGTCATGCCCATCGGCATGCCCATCGCGTATTATAGGAGAAATGCAATATGGCAAATCCCAAAAAAATAACCACCCCCCTCAGCGAGGAGACCGCCCGGTCGCTTAAAATGGGCGATGAGGTACTGATCACCGGAACCATCTATACCGGAAGGGATGCCGCCCATAAAAGGCTGTGCGAGGCTCTGGAGAAGGACGGCAAGCTGCCGGTTGATCTGAAGGGCGAGATCATTTACTATGTGGGGCCCTCGCCGGCCAAACCGGGAAAGGCCATCGGCAGCGCCGGCCCCACCACCAGCTATAGAATGGACGCCTATTCCCCGGCCATGATCCATAAGGGCGGGCTGCGGGGCATGATCGGCAAGGGCGAGCGCGGCGAAGAGGTCATCAAGGCCATGAAGGAAAAGGGAGCGGTGTATTTCGCCGCCATCGGAGGGGCCGCCGCCCTGATCTCCAAGTCCATCAAGAAATCCACCCCCATCCTTTACGAGGAGCTGGGACCCGAGGCGGTATGCAAATACGAGGTGGAGGACTTTCCGGCCATTGTGGCCACCGATTCGGAGGGGAACGATCTGTATAAGGAAGGCCCCAAAAAATTCAAAAAAGCCTGAGGTGCATTCTGAATAGGCGTTCTTAACCCAGCCCTTAAGGACTGGGTTAAGAGCAGAGACTACCCCCCCCCCGGTCTTTGTCTCAACAACAGGAAAACATGCTGAGCTGGTTGAAGCCTGATCCAGCTCGGCATGAATTTTCCCAGATTCGGCATGGCTGAAAAATGACAAAAATTATCCGTATAACATTGGGAGCAGGTTAGATGAATGTCCACGAATATCAAGCCAAGGAATTGCTGAAAAGCTACGGCGTTCCGGTGGACCGGGGGTTCATGGTGCAGTCGCTCGAAGAGATCGGGAGAAAACTAAACGAGCTTCCGGGCCCCGGCTATGTGGTCAAGGCCCAGATACACTCCGGGGGGCGGGGAAAGGGCGGCGGGGTGAAGCTGGCCCGAAGCAAAGAGGAAACCCTGGAGCAGGCCGGGAATATTCTGGGGATAACCCTGGTGACCAACCAGACCGGTCCACAAGGCAGGCTGGTTAGCAGGCTGCTGATCACAGAAGCGGTGGACATAGACAAGGAATATTATATCAGCCTGCTGATAGACCGGGCGGTTCATAAGTACGTCTTTGTGGCTTCCACCGAAGGCGGGATGGAGATAGAAAAAGTGGCCCAGGAAAACCCCGGCAGCATCGTCAAAATTTACATCGATCCTTTCAGCGGGTTTAAGAATTTCCATGGCCTGGAGATGGCCGGAAAACTAGGATTCTCCGGGGACCTGGCCAAGCAGTTGACCGGCATCATGAAGGGGTTGTTCAATCTCTTTACTGAGAAGGACGCCTCGCTGGTGGAGATCAATCCGCTGGTGAAGACCAAAGGGGGCAAACTGCTGGCCATAGATGCCAAGGTCAATTTTGATGACAACGGCCTGGGCCGTCACCCCGATATCATGGAACTGCGCGATGTTGACCAGGAGGATCCCAACGAGGTCCAGGCCTCGAAATACGACCTGAGCTACATCAAGCTGGACGGCACCATCGGCTGCCTGGTCAACGGGGCCGGGCTGGCCATGGCCACCATGGACATCGTCAAGTTTCACGGCGGCAGTCCGGCCAATTTCCTGGATGTGGGCGGCAGCGCCACCGCCGAAAAGGTGACCGAGGCATTCAAGATCATTTTGAGCGACCCCAATGTAAAAGGGATCCTGGTGAACATCTTCGGCGGGATCATGAAATGTGACGTGATCGCCGAGGGTATCGTCTCGGCCTCCAGGAGCCTGGGGGTGAAGGTGCCGATAGTAGCCCGGCTGGACGGCACCAATGTGGGGCAGGGCAAGCGGATCCTGTCCGAGTCGGGCCTGAAGATCATCCCGGCATCGTCCCTAAGCGAGGCGGCCCAACGGATCGTAAAGGAATCGGCATGAATGAGAAATATGCCAGGGGACCGAGCTTTGTTTTTGCCAAGGAGTATGTGATTAAAACCAACGGCGAGCAAATCTGGGACGCTGTGCTGAAGCGTTTACCGCCAGAGTATGAGCAGGTTTGGAGAGGCACACTCCTTATCTCCGATGATTTTCCGTTTCAGGCCTTCAGGGACATGATCAAGGCTTGGTCGGAAACGACGGGAGCCGCCAGTAACGAGGCCACGGCCACGCTTTACGGGTATATCGCCGACCGCAGCCTGAGCTCGGTGTACCGCTTCTTTTTCAAGTTCGCCCAACCGGCGCTGGTGCTTAAGAACTTTCCCAAGCTGTGGGCGCGCTTTTTTAACACCGGGACGGTCACCGTGCCGATGGCCGAGAAGGGGCATGCCGTCATCCAGTTCCAGCTTCCCGAAATATTCCAGGGCTGGCTGGAACCCGCCTGTTACGGCTATTCCAAGAAGGCAATAGAAATGGCCGGGGGCAAGAACGTAAAGATGATGCCCTCGGGGAAAGAGCTGCTCCAAAACGGCACGCTGAAGGCCGCATACGAATTGACCTGGACAGAATAAGCATTGATCGAGAAATCAAATTGTTGAAGGAGTTTCCATGGCGATCCTAGTCGATAAGGACACCCGTTTGATATGCCAGGGCTTCACCGGCCAGCACGGCACGTTCCACACCCTGAAATCGGCCGAATACGGAACCAAGGTGGTGGGCGGCGTGGTGCCCGGAAAAGGGGGGACCGTTCATGAGGGCTTCCCGGTGTTCGACACCGTAGCCCAGGCCAGGGAAAAGGGCGGGGCCAACGCCTCGATGATCTTCGTTCCGGCTAATTTCTGCAAGGATGCCCTGATCGAGGCCATCGACGCCGAGCTGGAGTTGGTGATCTGCATCACCGAGGGCGTTCCGGTCAACGATATGCTGTTCGTCAAACGTTATTTGATGGGAAAGAAAACCAGGCTGATAGGCCCGAACTGCCCCGGGGTCATCTCCCCCGGCCTGGCCAAAGCCGGGATCATGCCGGCCTCCATACATAAGAAGGGCGGGGTGGGAGTGATCTCCCGAAGCGGAACTCTGACCTATGAGGCCGTCAACCAGCTGACCCAGATGGGTATCGGGCAGTCGACCTGCCTTGGGATCGGCGGGGACCCGGTGATAGGCACCACTTTCATCGACGCCTTTGAACTGTTCAAGAAGGACCGCCAGACCAAGGCGGTGCTGATGATCGGCGAGATCGGCGGGTCCATGGAGGAGGAGACCGCCCGGTGGATAAAGAATAATTTCGACAAGCCGGTGGCGGCTTTCATCGCCGGGGCCACCGCCCCCGCAGGGAAGCGGATGGGGCATGCCGGAGCCATCATCTCCGGGGGAAAGGGAACCTACCAGGAGAAGGTCAAGGTCCTGAAATCCTGCGGAATAAAGGTGGCCAAAAGCCCGGCCGAGATGGGGAAGACGCTGAAGAGCGTGTTATAATAAGTCTTATGTCCAAAGGAAAGATTATCTATTGACTTTTTGAGATTATGTGATAAACTTAATTGGTTAGGGACGTTACACCGAAGGTATTTCGGATAATAGAAGGGGATTCAATATCACCTTTTGATGAACGGCATTTTGTTTGTTGAGTCCTTTTTTTATTAGCAAAAATAAAATTTGGAGAATAATGATGGCCAAAATACCTCTGAATTATTCCCCGGTCGAGACCAACGATACCCTGCAACTCAGCGGAGAGAGGATCGGCGACAAGGTCTTTTTGAAGATCGAGGAGATCAGCGGGGAGAAAGTATTCCGCTGCATGCAATGCGGCTCCTGTTCGGCCGGCTGCCCCATGCACGATCGGATGGACATTGCCCCGAACCAGATCTGGAAACTGCTGCAGATGGGCGAGTACGAAAAGGTGAAGAATTCCGAATCTATCTGGGCCTGCCTGTCGTGCTTCACCTGCGGGGTGCGCTGTCCCAAGGGCATCGACCTGGCCAAGGTGATGGAGGCGGTGCGCCAGCTGCTGGTCAGAAAAAGGCTGGACCGGGTGGATGGCAATAAAATACCGAAAGAGATATTGGAGGAGGTTCCCCAAATCGCATTGATCAGTTGTCTGCGCAAGCAGTCCAGCTGATTTTTGTTTTATACCACAGAGGCGTCCCTCTATTCATCGGGATAAACTCCGTCACAATGAAATTCTTGAACAAGCTATACTTTAACACCGACATGATGAAACGGGGCATCAAAAGGGTCATCTTATAAATTATCTCTGGGTCTTTGGGCCTCTGTGGTTAAGGTTTAATGGAAATGGAGAAAACATGAACAAGATATCCTATTATCCTGGCTGTACTCTTAGCAACACTGCAAAGAATTTTGACCTTTCGGCCAGGGAATCGATGAAAGCCCTGGGCTGGGAGCTGGAGGAGTTGCCCAGATGGAACTGTTGCGGCACCGTTTATTCCCTGGCCTCGGACAACCTGATCAACCATGTGGCTCCAATCAGGCTGTTGATCCATACCCAGGAATTGGGCCGGGATAAACTAACCACCCTGTGCAGCATGTGCTACCATACCCTGAAAATGTCCAATCTGATGGTACAGCAAGATAAGGACAAGCTGGAGAAGATCAATTTCTTCATCAAGGACAAGGATGCCGAGTATAAGGGCAAAGTAGAGGTGCTGCATCTGTTGGAGATAATTAAAAACGACATCGGTTTCGATAAAATAAAGGAAAAAACCTCCAAACCGCTAAAAGGGCTTAAGCTGGCGCCGTACTATGGCTGCCTGCTCACACGTCCCAAAGCCGCAGCTATCGATGATGTGGAGATGCCGACCATCATGAGCGATTTTATCAATTCCCTGGGCGCCCAGGCGGTGTACGATCCCTGTCTCACCGAATGCTGCGGATCCTACCACACCGTGATGGACCAGGAGGTGGTGGCCGACAAGGCCGAGCGGATAATATCGTCGGCCATAAAGAACGGCGCCGAGGCCATAATCACCAGCTGTCCGCTGTGCTTCTTCAACCTGGATGAGCGCCAGAAGAACATCCAGGAAAAAACCGGCAAGACCTATGATCTCCCCATCCTGTATTTTACCCAGCTGCTGGCCCTGGGACTGGGATTGGGAGCGGAGGTCTGTAAATTCGACCTGCATCATATCGATCCCCGGCCGCTGCTAAGGGCTAAAAAAATTCTAGAGGAGGAATAAAATAATGTTTATTAGTACTTTTGTTGTGCTCGTTGATATTTCAAAGTATACTCAATTAACAGAGGAAGACCCAAATAAGGCATCACAGGCTTCGCGAATTCTTGAAGATATTACACAGAAAGTTCTAGAGATAAGGGATGGAGAGTATATTAAATCAAAAGGTGATTCGGTATTATTAAAAATTGAAACGTTCGATAATGCATATGATATAACCAAAATGATACATTCTAGATGGTGTTATGCGAAAAAGATTATTGGTATTGATAATGATCTACATTCTTGTATTACATACGGACAAGTTACTTATGATGGCCGACCGAAAGTTGATATTCTTGGAGGCCCTGTAAACCAAACAGATAGAATATCAAAGCAAACACCCACAAATAGCATATATATTTCCGAAG includes the following:
- a CDS encoding fumarate hydratase, with amino-acid sequence MRTIEYKKIVDAVKEMCLEANYDLPQDVVDGFKKAVAQEESPLGKSILEQCLKNAQIAKDERVPICQDTGLSVFFINIGQDVKVEGGLLKDAINEGVRQGYKDGYLRKSSLDDPLFARKNTGDNTPAIIHLDIVAGDKLDITMAPKGGGAENMSRLAMLPPSAGEKGVIDFVVDTIVKAGGNPCPPTVVGVGIGGTFEKVAFLAKKALLWPLNAPNQDERYDQLEKKILQRINNSGVGPQGLGGNITSFAIHVEHHPCHLASLPVAVNVNCHAHRHAHRVL
- a CDS encoding Fe-S-containing hydro-lyase — protein: MANPKKITTPLSEETARSLKMGDEVLITGTIYTGRDAAHKRLCEALEKDGKLPVDLKGEIIYYVGPSPAKPGKAIGSAGPTTSYRMDAYSPAMIHKGGLRGMIGKGERGEEVIKAMKEKGAVYFAAIGGAAALISKSIKKSTPILYEELGPEAVCKYEVEDFPAIVATDSEGNDLYKEGPKKFKKA
- the sucC gene encoding ADP-forming succinate--CoA ligase subunit beta — encoded protein: MNVHEYQAKELLKSYGVPVDRGFMVQSLEEIGRKLNELPGPGYVVKAQIHSGGRGKGGGVKLARSKEETLEQAGNILGITLVTNQTGPQGRLVSRLLITEAVDIDKEYYISLLIDRAVHKYVFVASTEGGMEIEKVAQENPGSIVKIYIDPFSGFKNFHGLEMAGKLGFSGDLAKQLTGIMKGLFNLFTEKDASLVEINPLVKTKGGKLLAIDAKVNFDDNGLGRHPDIMELRDVDQEDPNEVQASKYDLSYIKLDGTIGCLVNGAGLAMATMDIVKFHGGSPANFLDVGGSATAEKVTEAFKIILSDPNVKGILVNIFGGIMKCDVIAEGIVSASRSLGVKVPIVARLDGTNVGQGKRILSESGLKIIPASSLSEAAQRIVKESA
- the sucD gene encoding succinate--CoA ligase subunit alpha; amino-acid sequence: MAILVDKDTRLICQGFTGQHGTFHTLKSAEYGTKVVGGVVPGKGGTVHEGFPVFDTVAQAREKGGANASMIFVPANFCKDALIEAIDAELELVICITEGVPVNDMLFVKRYLMGKKTRLIGPNCPGVISPGLAKAGIMPASIHKKGGVGVISRSGTLTYEAVNQLTQMGIGQSTCLGIGGDPVIGTTFIDAFELFKKDRQTKAVLMIGEIGGSMEEETARWIKNNFDKPVAAFIAGATAPAGKRMGHAGAIISGGKGTYQEKVKVLKSCGIKVAKSPAEMGKTLKSVL
- a CDS encoding 4Fe-4S dicluster domain-containing protein, translating into MAKIPLNYSPVETNDTLQLSGERIGDKVFLKIEEISGEKVFRCMQCGSCSAGCPMHDRMDIAPNQIWKLLQMGEYEKVKNSESIWACLSCFTCGVRCPKGIDLAKVMEAVRQLLVRKRLDRVDGNKIPKEILEEVPQIALISCLRKQSS
- a CDS encoding CoB--CoM heterodisulfide reductase iron-sulfur subunit B family protein — encoded protein: MNKISYYPGCTLSNTAKNFDLSARESMKALGWELEELPRWNCCGTVYSLASDNLINHVAPIRLLIHTQELGRDKLTTLCSMCYHTLKMSNLMVQQDKDKLEKINFFIKDKDAEYKGKVEVLHLLEIIKNDIGFDKIKEKTSKPLKGLKLAPYYGCLLTRPKAAAIDDVEMPTIMSDFINSLGAQAVYDPCLTECCGSYHTVMDQEVVADKAERIISSAIKNGAEAIITSCPLCFFNLDERQKNIQEKTGKTYDLPILYFTQLLALGLGLGAEVCKFDLHHIDPRPLLRAKKILEEE